The following nucleotide sequence is from Mesorhizobium sp. J8.
CCGCCAACTGGTCGGGCGAGACCATTGACGGCATGCCCGCCGCCGACTGGGCCCAGCGCATGGCTGCGCAGCTCGGAGGCAACGATAATGTGCGGCTTTTGCCACGCACGACGGTGTGGGGCTATTACGACGGCAACACGCTTGCCGCCCTTGAGCGCGTGAGCGACCATAAGGAAGTGGCGGCCAAGGGCGAGCCGCGCCAGCGCTACTGGGCGATCCGCGCGCGTACGGTGGTGCTCGCCACCGGCTCGTTCGAGCGGCCGCTGGTGTTTCCCGGCAATGATCGTCCGGGCGTCATGCTGGCGCATGCGGCCGAACGTTACGCCAACGAATATGGCGTGCTGCCGGGACAGCGCATCGCGCTCTTCACCAATAACGACAGCGCCTACCGCTCCGCCGTCGCCTTGAAGAAGGCCGGCGCAGCAGTGGTTGCCATTATCGACGTCCGCGGCGATGTCTCAAACGAGATGCGCCGGCTGGCGAGCGATGCGGAGGCCGAGCTGCTTGCCAGTCACGCTGTGGTCGCGACCGAAGGCGGCAAGGCGCTCACCGGCCTCAAGGTGCAGCGCTTCGACTTTATGAGCGGCGCACTGAGCGGCGACGAACGCAGCATCCATGCCGACAGCCTTCTGATGTCGGGCGGCTGGTCGCCGACCATCCATCTCGCCAGCCAGGCCGGCGCGAAGGCCGAGTGGGATCCGGCAAGACAAGCCTTCCTGCCGCCGAAGCCGACGCAACGATGGATCGGCGCCGGCGCTTTCACCGGCAGTTTTTCGACTGCCGAAGCCATTGCCGAAGGCCGCGCGGCCGGCCTTCAGGCGGCCGGAGGTGCAGCATCATCCGCACCCCTGCCCGTGGTTGAGGCTGCTCCGGGCGAGCCCGATCCGGCCCCGGTTTTCGAGATCAAGGCCAAGGGCAAGAGTTTCGTCGATTTCCAGCACGATGTCACCGCCGAGGACGTGCGGCTGGCGCATCGCGAAGGCTTCGTCTCGGTCGAGCATCTGAAGCGCTACACCACGCTCGGCATGGCGACCGACCAGGGCAAGAACTCCAATGTGCCGGGCCTCGCCATCATGGCCGAGGCCCTGGGCAAGCCCATCCCCGAAGTCGGCACGACGCGCTTCCGCCCGCCCTATACGGCCGTGTCGATCGGCTCGCTTGCCGCCGAACGCTTCGGCGATCTCAAACCCGAGCGGCTGACGCCGATGCATGACTGGCACGTCGCCAATGGCGCGAGAATGTATTCGGCCGGCCTCTGGTACCGGCCGATGATCTACGGCCTTCCGGGCGAGACGGTCGAGCAGGCCTATGTCCGTGAGGCCAGGGCAACCCGCGAGAGCGCCGGCATTGTCGACGTCTCGACGCTGGGCAAGATCGCGGTGCAGGGGCCTGATGCGGCCGAGTTCCTCGATCGCGTCTACACCAACATGTTTTCGACGCTGGCCGTCGGCAAGGCCCGCTACGGCCTGATGCTGCGCGAGGACGGGCTTGCCTTCGACGACGGCACCACCTGGCGGCTCGGCGAGCAGGAATTCCTGATGACCACCACCACGGCCAATGCCGGAAAGGTGATGCAGCATCTGGAGTATTTCCTCGACGTCATCTGGCCGGAGCTGAAGGTCATCGTCACCTCCGTCACCGACGAATGGGCGGGCGCCGCGATCGGCGGCCCGAACGCACGCGCCATCCTCGCTTCCTGCGTCACCGGCACCGCCGTCGATAACGCCACTTTGCCCTTCATGGGCATCGTCCATGGCCGAATCGCCGGTGTCCCGGTGATGATCTGCCGGCTGTCCTTTTCCGGCGAGATGGCCTTCGAGGTCTATTCCGGCGCCGGCTACGGCACCCGCGTCTGGGAAGCCCTGATCGAGGCCGGCAAGCCTTTCGGCCTTGTCACCTACGGGCTGGAGGCGCTGGGCACGATGCGCATCGAAAAAGGCCATGTCACCGGCGCCGAGATCGATGGCCGTACCACGGCGCGCGATCTCCATCTCGACTGGATGCTGTCGAAGAAGAAGCCCTTTATCGGCTCGGCCATGATGGACCGCGAAGGCCTTATCGCTCCGGACCGGCTGGAGCTGGTCGGGCTGATCGCCCTCGACAACCGGCCGCTCAACGGCGGCGGTCATATCGTCGAGGAACTGGACGAGGCCAATCCGCACGACTCGCTCGGTCACATCACCGCCTGCTGCTATTCGCCGGCGCTCGGCAAATATATCGCGCTGGCTTTGGTCAAGGGCGGCAAGGCGCGCCACGGGACGCGCGCCTTCGTGTCCGACCCGCTGCGCAACCGGTTCGGGCCGGTCGAAATCGTCTCCAACCATTTCTACGATCCCGACGGGAGCCGCATGCATGGCTGAGCTGCATTTGCCCGAACGCCAGTCGCCGCTCGAGCCGGATTATCATCCCGGTTCGCACGGCAATTTCGAACATGGCGTCGATGTCATCCTGTCCGAGACGCGGCCGGGTTCGATCCTGCAGCTCGCCGGCTGGCCGGGCGAGGAGACGCGGCTGATCGAGGTCATCCGCAAGGTCACCGGGCTCGCTCTGCCCGACGGCGCCGGCGGCGGCGTGAGCAGTGGCGGCCGCGCCGCTTTCGGCTTCGCGCCGGGGAAATTCACCGTGGTCGACGAGGCAGAGGGGCTTGCGCAAGCCTTCGCCGGCGCCATCACGCCGGCCATCGGCACGCTGACCGATCTCTCGCATGGCCGCACCGCGATCCGCATCGCCGGCCCGAAGGCCGAATGGGTGATGGCGAAGTTCTTCGCCATCGACTTCGCCTTGCCCGCCTTCCCGCTCGGCGCCGGCCGCTCGACCAATCATCACGACATCTTCGCCCAAATCCAGCGCAGCGGCGCCGACCAGTTCGACATCTACGTCTTCCGCTCCTTTGCGCGGTCGTTCTGGAAGGCCTTGTGCCACGCCAGCGAAGAAGTCGGCTACGAGGTGCAGTAGAGCGCTTAAGGTGTGTTGAGATTCAGGTCAGGCCGAGCCGGATTTCGAGAACCGGAGCGGAGCGTACTAAAGTACGTGAGCACCGGAAGCGCAGGAAATTGGCATTGCAGGCCGGCCTCACCTGAATATCAACACACCTTTGGTCCAGCCGCTAACTGGCACTATCAACGGCTACAACTGCTGCTTGAGCACTGGGCCAGCAGGCGCGATAGCTAAGGAATCACGGGCGTTTGCCAAGGCAGACGCCCGCTCAGGCAACCAGTTCGACCATACCCTTCCATGACTGTTGAGACTTCGGCGACGGCCACGACCCGCTTTGCTCCGGCGGAGGGTCCGTCGATGCTGTTGCCGGCAACCGTCGCTTGTGGCGTGTTCATGACGAGCCTGGACCAGAACGTCGTGGTCACCGCGCTGCCCGGCATCGGCGAGAGCCTGGACCGCCCGCCAAGCCAGCTTGGCCTTTTGATCACCGTCTATGTCGCGAGCCTCATCGTCACCATGCCGCTCGGCGGCTGGCTGGCCGACCGCTTCGGCCTGCGCAATGTCTATTGCTTCGCCCTGCTCGTCTTCGCCAGCGCCTCGGCCTTGTGCGGCCTTTCGGAAAATATCTGGATGCTGGTCGGCTCGCGCGCCTTGCAGGGGTGCGGCGGCGCGCTGATGGGCACGCTTGGCCAGGTCGTGATCCTGTCGAGTTTCCCGCGCGACCGCACGCTGAAGATCAACATGTATATCTCGCTCGCCGGCCAGTCAGGGCCGCTGGTCGGACCGCTCGTCGGCGGCGCGCTGACCACCTACGTGTCCTGGCGCTGGATCTTCTACATCAACATCCCGATCGCTCTGACCGCGGCGCTTCTGGCTGCCTCGCTGTTCCCGACGACGACCAAGCCGGTGCGCACGCCATTCGATTATCCGGGCTTCCTGCTCGTCGGCAGCGGCATGGGGCTGCTCGTCTTCGGCATGGATTCGCTCGCCGCCAAGGATGCCGCGGGCAGTCTCATCGGCATCGAGCTCGGCCTGGCGATCGTCATCCTGACGGTTGCCGCCTTCTATTGCCTGCGCGCCCGCAATCCGCTGCTCGACCTCAACCTGCTGCGCATCCGCACTTTCCGCATCTCCTTCCTCACCGGCGGTGGTCTCGACACGATCGGCCTGAGTTCCGTGGTTTTCCTTCTGCCGCTGATGTTCCAGCTCGGCTTCGGCATGAGCGCGGTGCAAGCAGGATCGCTGACTTTCGTCGCCGCGATCGGGTCATTGCTGATGCGCTTCTTCATGCCGCGCCTTCTGAACCGTTTCGGCTTCAGGCGCGTGCTGGTCACCAACACGCCGATCGTCGCCCTGCTGGTTGCCGGTTTCGCCCTGATGCAGGAAAGCCTGCCGGCCTGGATCGTTTTGGCCTACATCTTCACCTTCGGCGTCTTCCGCTCCGTGCAATGGGCCTCGACCGGCAATCTTTCCTATTCGGACATCGCGCCGGAGCAGCTCGCCCGCTTCAGCGCGCTCTATTACATCCTGTGGCAGCTTGCGGTGGCGATCAGCGTCGGCCTCGCGGCGGCGCTGCTCTCGCTGCTTGCCGGCGGCGGCAAGGCCAGCGTCAATGACTATCGCATCCTGTTCGTCATCGAAGGCCTGATCACGCTTTGCGCGCTGTCGGCCTATCTCAGGCTGACGCCGCAGGACGGCGCGCATGTCAGCGGACACGGTGCGCATATGAACACCGACTAAGCCGGCGCTACTCCGCGAACGTCACCCAGTCCTCGAGCGGCGCTCGGTCGGTGCGGAACTCGTTCTCCGGCTTCGACGTGTCCTCAT
It contains:
- a CDS encoding sarcosine oxidase subunit alpha produces the protein MSPRRAETGGRIDRLRTIRFTFDGAPYTGHAGDTLASALLANGVTLFGRSFKYHRPRGLLAAGVEEPNALVTVLRGEVREPNIPATMVEIYDGLVAVSQNRTPSLAWDIGAINQLGGKILSAGFYYKTFMGPVIGPLKGTRFWMFCEHFIRRAAGLGKAGTAPDPGRYERMNAFCDVLVVGSGPAGLMAAKAAADQGARVILADLEANLGGSANWSGETIDGMPAADWAQRMAAQLGGNDNVRLLPRTTVWGYYDGNTLAALERVSDHKEVAAKGEPRQRYWAIRARTVVLATGSFERPLVFPGNDRPGVMLAHAAERYANEYGVLPGQRIALFTNNDSAYRSAVALKKAGAAVVAIIDVRGDVSNEMRRLASDAEAELLASHAVVATEGGKALTGLKVQRFDFMSGALSGDERSIHADSLLMSGGWSPTIHLASQAGAKAEWDPARQAFLPPKPTQRWIGAGAFTGSFSTAEAIAEGRAAGLQAAGGAASSAPLPVVEAAPGEPDPAPVFEIKAKGKSFVDFQHDVTAEDVRLAHREGFVSVEHLKRYTTLGMATDQGKNSNVPGLAIMAEALGKPIPEVGTTRFRPPYTAVSIGSLAAERFGDLKPERLTPMHDWHVANGARMYSAGLWYRPMIYGLPGETVEQAYVREARATRESAGIVDVSTLGKIAVQGPDAAEFLDRVYTNMFSTLAVGKARYGLMLREDGLAFDDGTTWRLGEQEFLMTTTTANAGKVMQHLEYFLDVIWPELKVIVTSVTDEWAGAAIGGPNARAILASCVTGTAVDNATLPFMGIVHGRIAGVPVMICRLSFSGEMAFEVYSGAGYGTRVWEALIEAGKPFGLVTYGLEALGTMRIEKGHVTGAEIDGRTTARDLHLDWMLSKKKPFIGSAMMDREGLIAPDRLELVGLIALDNRPLNGGGHIVEELDEANPHDSLGHITACCYSPALGKYIALALVKGGKARHGTRAFVSDPLRNRFGPVEIVSNHFYDPDGSRMHG
- the soxG gene encoding sarcosine oxidase subunit gamma family protein, coding for MPERQSPLEPDYHPGSHGNFEHGVDVILSETRPGSILQLAGWPGEETRLIEVIRKVTGLALPDGAGGGVSSGGRAAFGFAPGKFTVVDEAEGLAQAFAGAITPAIGTLTDLSHGRTAIRIAGPKAEWVMAKFFAIDFALPAFPLGAGRSTNHHDIFAQIQRSGADQFDIYVFRSFARSFWKALCHASEEVGYEVQ
- a CDS encoding MFS transporter; translation: MLLPATVACGVFMTSLDQNVVVTALPGIGESLDRPPSQLGLLITVYVASLIVTMPLGGWLADRFGLRNVYCFALLVFASASALCGLSENIWMLVGSRALQGCGGALMGTLGQVVILSSFPRDRTLKINMYISLAGQSGPLVGPLVGGALTTYVSWRWIFYINIPIALTAALLAASLFPTTTKPVRTPFDYPGFLLVGSGMGLLVFGMDSLAAKDAAGSLIGIELGLAIVILTVAAFYCLRARNPLLDLNLLRIRTFRISFLTGGGLDTIGLSSVVFLLPLMFQLGFGMSAVQAGSLTFVAAIGSLLMRFFMPRLLNRFGFRRVLVTNTPIVALLVAGFALMQESLPAWIVLAYIFTFGVFRSVQWASTGNLSYSDIAPEQLARFSALYYILWQLAVAISVGLAAALLSLLAGGGKASVNDYRILFVIEGLITLCALSAYLRLTPQDGAHVSGHGAHMNTD